The following are from one region of the Limibacillus halophilus genome:
- a CDS encoding tetratricopeptide repeat protein → MKTLFLHIGLHKTGTTTVQQTFQAASHLFRRQGLDFIPIGRHIGGAQHNLAWEIAGLPGFDAALGTWDDAVAYMEASQHRYFLISAEDLSGISPAAISQLKTKLERFDVRVIATLRNQVDYLESLYNETGKMFCREDRPAFIERALGTMESILDFNLLHANWSNAFGAANLRFLVFENLKGDLFGNFCEASGIAAVIDIPDYRKSSMNLSTSAAFLEANRLFSNAAAPWTSMETYNEELVDVLNTAALELGWVKGRDPFFTLAERRLVHSRFLAVNRVFSEQVTPLSEDYFAEPESGANPTGVTAAEIAQLAMRALIIQRQELARDQAAFHRAARRFEEAEAIAEKALKLEPERPLLYQSLSAVLVNQGRLEEAEAHARRIVELAPESAQSYRSLGYVLKTREKWSEAENALRRAIKMDGSLNILPYLWLSEVRQAVGDAEEALALLNEAVEIVPNDPAVLLRKADLQESLCRFKKAEESFRQATASQLNPERAHYSFSLFLERRKRFRAALKEAKAACLLRPDSKAYNALRVRLQEKVKQLSQTKRSQGPDQQDHRNRNADN, encoded by the coding sequence ATGAAAACACTATTCCTGCACATCGGCCTGCACAAGACCGGCACGACAACCGTGCAGCAGACGTTTCAGGCAGCGAGTCACCTGTTTCGCCGACAAGGGCTGGACTTCATTCCAATAGGCAGGCACATCGGCGGCGCACAGCACAATCTGGCTTGGGAAATCGCCGGCTTGCCCGGATTCGACGCGGCGCTTGGCACCTGGGACGATGCGGTGGCCTACATGGAGGCAAGCCAGCATCGTTACTTTCTGATCAGCGCCGAAGATCTATCGGGCATCTCTCCGGCGGCCATTTCACAACTCAAAACAAAGCTTGAGCGATTTGATGTGCGCGTTATCGCGACATTGCGCAATCAGGTCGACTATCTGGAATCGCTTTACAACGAAACCGGCAAGATGTTTTGCCGGGAAGATCGTCCGGCCTTTATCGAACGGGCGTTGGGAACCATGGAATCGATACTCGATTTCAATCTGCTCCACGCCAACTGGTCAAACGCATTTGGTGCTGCGAACCTGCGATTCCTGGTGTTTGAGAACCTGAAGGGCGATTTGTTCGGAAACTTCTGCGAAGCGTCAGGGATTGCGGCCGTTATAGACATCCCGGACTATCGAAAATCGAGCATGAACCTTTCCACGAGCGCAGCGTTTTTGGAGGCTAATCGACTGTTTTCAAATGCCGCCGCACCGTGGACCTCTATGGAGACCTACAACGAAGAACTCGTCGACGTACTGAATACCGCAGCTCTTGAGTTGGGTTGGGTAAAAGGGAGGGATCCCTTCTTTACTTTGGCGGAAAGGCGCCTTGTTCATAGCCGCTTCCTCGCGGTCAATCGGGTTTTTTCGGAGCAGGTTACACCGCTTTCCGAGGATTACTTTGCCGAGCCCGAGTCAGGTGCGAACCCAACCGGTGTGACGGCGGCGGAGATTGCGCAACTGGCCATGCGCGCGCTCATTATTCAGCGTCAAGAACTGGCGCGTGATCAAGCAGCCTTCCACCGCGCCGCCCGCCGATTTGAGGAGGCTGAAGCAATTGCCGAGAAGGCTTTGAAACTGGAGCCGGAACGGCCACTGCTCTATCAGAGCCTTTCGGCGGTCCTGGTCAATCAGGGCAGGCTAGAGGAGGCCGAGGCCCACGCCCGGCGGATCGTGGAGTTGGCCCCTGAAAGCGCCCAATCATACCGCAGCCTCGGTTACGTGCTGAAGACCCGGGAGAAATGGTCTGAAGCGGAGAATGCGTTGCGCCGAGCCATCAAGATGGATGGCTCGCTCAACATCTTGCCCTATCTCTGGCTGAGCGAGGTCCGACAGGCTGTGGGCGATGCTGAGGAAGCTTTGGCGTTGCTGAACGAAGCCGTGGAGATCGTGCCGAACGATCCGGCCGTGCTCCTGCGTAAAGCCGACTTGCAGGAATCGTTGTGTCGCTTCAAGAAGGCAGAGGAAAGCTTTCGCCAAGCGACTGCCAGCCAATTGAACCCGGAGCGGGCGCACTATTCTTTTTCGCTGTTCCTCGAACGCCGGAAGCGCTTTCGGGCAGCGCTGAAGGAAGCCAAAGCAGCCTGCTTGCTACGGCCTGATAGCAAGGCCTACAACGCATTGAGAGTGCGGTTGCAGGAGAAGGTGAAACAGCTTTCGCAAACCAAGCGATCACAGGGGCCAGACCAGCAGGATCATAGGAACCGCAACGCCGACAACTAG
- a CDS encoding OmpA family protein — protein sequence MRKILATVLLVAGTILSTTAQAADCPGAEYGIQVLTFDVGSTKVSPEGRAKLEKFADTAKHRTLVCVVGQADKQGDKATNERLAHERAVAVKKILVEFGVPERTIETRSRGEAFGGSSVFGLLSDNEDDRRVEVSYSR from the coding sequence ATGCGAAAGATTCTTGCAACCGTCCTGTTGGTCGCAGGCACCATCCTTTCGACAACGGCGCAAGCGGCCGATTGCCCGGGTGCCGAATATGGAATACAGGTGCTGACCTTCGATGTCGGCAGCACCAAGGTATCCCCCGAAGGCCGCGCAAAGCTCGAAAAGTTCGCTGACACCGCCAAGCACCGGACCCTTGTCTGTGTGGTCGGTCAGGCTGACAAACAAGGCGATAAAGCAACGAACGAGCGCTTGGCCCACGAACGCGCGGTCGCGGTCAAGAAAATACTCGTTGAGTTCGGCGTCCCCGAACGAACCATCGAAACCCGCAGCCGCGGTGAAGCCTTTGGCGGTTCTAGCGTTTTTGGTCTGCTGAGCGACAATGAAGACGACCGGAGAGTGGAAGTCAGCTACAGCCGTTGA
- a CDS encoding transglutaminase-like cysteine peptidase, which yields MTGSSKRRLRGAALFAAAIFCATSTMAMANMEPVFGAKERSIKGVSLLSKWVRVLKLTVEADAELPECNGEGNAAVPPCRLSDWQDIRDQAINILDRLTQMQFVNRQFNEQPYILDITNWGVSDYWETPKEFKMVSGDCEDYAIAKFLMLRELGWPEEAMRIAVVHDTNLDIGHAVLIVDSEDTSWVLDNQTRTPLQMDRVLHYVPYYSFNSETTWLHRY from the coding sequence ATGACTGGAAGCAGCAAACGAAGACTGAGAGGCGCAGCACTGTTCGCGGCCGCAATATTTTGCGCCACCTCAACCATGGCAATGGCCAACATGGAGCCGGTATTCGGCGCCAAGGAGCGAAGCATCAAGGGCGTCAGCTTGTTGAGCAAATGGGTTCGTGTACTAAAGCTAACAGTCGAAGCGGATGCGGAACTGCCGGAATGTAATGGAGAGGGGAACGCGGCGGTGCCGCCCTGCCGCCTTTCGGATTGGCAGGATATCCGCGATCAGGCGATTAATATTCTTGATCGCCTGACCCAGATGCAGTTCGTGAATCGGCAGTTCAATGAACAGCCCTACATCTTGGACATCACCAATTGGGGTGTTTCCGACTACTGGGAGACGCCCAAGGAGTTCAAGATGGTCAGTGGTGATTGCGAAGACTATGCAATTGCCAAATTCCTGATGCTCCGAGAGCTGGGTTGGCCGGAGGAGGCCATGCGCATCGCCGTCGTGCACGACACCAATTTGGACATAGGACATGCGGTGCTTATCGTTGATTCGGAAGACACATCCTGGGTCCTAGACAATCAAACGCGCACACCCTTGCAGATGGATCGCGTCCTGCACTACGTGCCCTATTACTCATTCAATAGTGAGACGACATGGCTGCATCGTTACTGA
- a CDS encoding HD-GYP domain-containing protein: MAASLLSPAKRNRTGIIAVVGLAVVGIAAFLAVLGFVRGERERELGQWQLRLDWWAQQSAESADRWLRDQSALADRLAANDTIRLQLTLMAEAGSDGGGLAAEEVAYVRNLLQAVSLNAGLRISDSERRVPANIPQFAPEGVALIANGQRLVAATAGMPTLDQKAETLLAAREAGGTLVVALDPAPDGVLRVLLASPVYRFQADPSPADEIGMIVMLRSLSRAAALALINPGSLTAPGSKAGVLHLITLNGSNGRLLLSTRADTDTGLSEGDSFSLDNQKFFLAKAATQPGVFLETETLSGDALLISSAKVELLPWMTAASIRRDAALAASEARLDTLATLFFGGILVATLLILLFWRHGASAKAEALSDRMARTLDDERRARTLLQGVSDAITDELLALDRKGLLLYANESLALRVGVSADEMKRKTLAAILGPAVGAELNAQIEKAHAEGTTVRHEMSGDEEASAQRVIRAIIVPVGPHDHTADNDTSAASEEPEPATILVLQDITEPLRSREALAEAETRMVRALVRIINQRDPFAAEQSAQASRLAEELAEEMGLPPEEVRAANQAALLIDLGKIAIPRDLLTKKSALTAEELQFMRRAIRQGVELVDNAGLPSVVYKTLRQLADRLGAEKRPVDLADDELLMATKVAAIAHHFVALASRRVYREGFSLEDALRMVREDSDLKHDDAVVSALSHLYYSRGGRERWHLGSSGGKEQESES, translated from the coding sequence ATGGCTGCATCGTTACTGAGTCCCGCCAAGCGAAATCGGACAGGCATAATAGCCGTCGTCGGTTTGGCGGTTGTTGGCATCGCCGCCTTTCTTGCCGTGCTTGGCTTCGTACGCGGCGAGCGTGAACGCGAACTTGGCCAGTGGCAGCTGCGTTTGGACTGGTGGGCGCAGCAAAGCGCGGAGTCGGCCGACCGGTGGTTGCGTGATCAAAGTGCCCTAGCCGATCGACTTGCAGCCAACGATACGATTCGGTTGCAGCTCACCTTGATGGCCGAGGCGGGCAGCGACGGCGGCGGGTTGGCCGCCGAGGAGGTCGCGTATGTTCGGAATCTTCTTCAGGCCGTTTCTTTGAACGCCGGTTTGCGGATTTCGGATTCCGAGCGCCGGGTCCCGGCCAACATCCCACAGTTCGCACCTGAGGGTGTGGCGTTGATCGCCAACGGCCAACGTCTGGTGGCTGCAACCGCTGGCATGCCGACGCTCGACCAGAAGGCAGAGACTTTACTGGCTGCACGCGAAGCTGGCGGCACTCTGGTCGTTGCGCTGGATCCGGCTCCCGACGGCGTTCTGCGGGTCCTGCTCGCCAGTCCCGTCTATCGTTTCCAGGCGGATCCCTCGCCTGCGGACGAGATCGGCATGATTGTCATGCTGAGGTCGCTTTCCCGGGCAGCGGCTCTGGCGTTGATCAACCCGGGAAGCCTGACCGCGCCCGGCAGCAAAGCGGGTGTCTTGCATCTGATCACGTTAAACGGGAGCAACGGCCGATTACTGCTGTCGACCCGAGCAGACACCGATACCGGCTTGTCAGAAGGGGACAGTTTTTCACTCGATAACCAAAAATTCTTCCTGGCCAAGGCCGCGACGCAACCGGGCGTTTTCCTGGAGACGGAGACCTTGAGCGGCGACGCCCTTCTCATATCTTCCGCGAAGGTCGAGCTCTTGCCTTGGATGACGGCCGCCTCGATTCGGCGCGACGCAGCGCTGGCGGCATCGGAAGCCAGACTTGATACGCTGGCAACCCTGTTCTTCGGCGGCATCCTGGTTGCCACGCTACTGATCCTCCTATTCTGGCGCCATGGTGCATCGGCCAAGGCGGAAGCGCTTTCGGATCGCATGGCGCGCACGCTCGATGACGAGCGCCGCGCCCGGACACTATTGCAAGGCGTCAGCGATGCCATAACCGATGAACTGCTCGCGCTCGACAGGAAGGGCTTGCTGCTTTACGCGAACGAAAGCCTGGCACTGCGGGTTGGCGTTTCTGCCGATGAAATGAAGCGAAAGACACTTGCCGCTATCCTTGGCCCTGCCGTCGGTGCCGAGCTTAACGCCCAGATCGAAAAGGCCCATGCCGAAGGAACTACCGTACGCCACGAAATGTCTGGCGACGAGGAGGCAAGTGCGCAGCGAGTGATTCGCGCGATCATTGTCCCAGTCGGGCCGCATGATCATACCGCCGACAACGACACGAGCGCGGCGTCGGAAGAGCCGGAGCCGGCCACGATCCTCGTCCTGCAGGATATTACAGAACCTCTGCGCTCCCGCGAGGCCCTGGCGGAGGCGGAAACACGCATGGTCCGGGCGCTGGTCCGGATAATCAATCAACGCGACCCCTTTGCTGCGGAGCAGTCCGCGCAAGCCTCCCGGCTTGCCGAGGAACTCGCGGAAGAGATGGGATTGCCGCCGGAAGAAGTGCGCGCTGCCAATCAAGCGGCACTGCTCATTGACCTCGGGAAGATCGCAATACCCAGAGACCTGCTCACCAAGAAGTCCGCCTTGACTGCGGAGGAGCTGCAGTTCATGCGCCGCGCCATTCGCCAGGGTGTCGAACTGGTGGACAACGCGGGCTTGCCAAGCGTTGTCTATAAAACGCTCCGCCAGCTGGCCGACCGGCTTGGAGCCGAGAAGCGTCCAGTTGACCTGGCGGATGATGAATTACTCATGGCAACCAAAGTCGCTGCTATAGCCCATCACTTTGTAGCCCTCGCCAGCAGGCGCGTTTATCGCGAAGGATTCTCGCTGGAAGACGCCCTGAGAATGGTGCGCGAGGATTCAGATCTGAAACACGACGATGCCGTTGTTTCAGCGCTATCGCACCTTTACTACAGCCGTGGAGGCAGAGAGCGGTGGCACCTAGGGTCCTCGGGAGGTAAAGAACAGGAATCCGAGAGCTAA
- a CDS encoding isoprenylcysteine carboxyl methyltransferase family protein produces MNPDALGFGWAQFVVLLVAAQRLGELVIARRNTQALLAAGAREVGAAHYPLFILLHGSWLLMLFLVVPSGQPADWLFLGPFVFLQIARVWVVASLGRFWTTRIITLDAAPLVKRGPYRVLRHPNYVIVAGEILLLPLAFGALWVAILFSLLNACLLIWRIRLEEQALAGRREQP; encoded by the coding sequence ATGAACCCGGACGCGCTCGGTTTCGGTTGGGCACAGTTCGTCGTTTTGCTGGTCGCGGCGCAACGCCTGGGCGAACTCGTGATCGCCCGGCGGAACACGCAGGCCCTTCTGGCGGCAGGTGCGCGCGAAGTTGGCGCGGCGCACTATCCGCTTTTCATTTTGCTGCATGGTTCCTGGCTGCTGATGTTGTTTTTGGTGGTGCCGTCTGGACAACCAGCTGACTGGCTGTTCCTGGGTCCTTTCGTGTTCTTGCAGATCGCGCGAGTTTGGGTGGTCGCGAGCCTTGGGCGCTTTTGGACGACGCGCATCATTACTTTGGACGCAGCGCCCTTGGTCAAGCGCGGTCCCTATCGAGTTTTGCGCCATCCCAACTACGTGATCGTCGCAGGAGAAATTCTCTTGCTCCCATTGGCCTTTGGCGCACTGTGGGTCGCGATTCTCTTTTCGCTTCTGAACGCTTGTTTGCTGATATGGCGGATCAGGTTGGAGGAGCAAGCCCTGGCCGGTCGCCGCGAGCAGCCTTAG
- a CDS encoding type III polyketide synthase, translating to MAPSARLQAISTAVPPERLAQSAVKSHIHKLFREQGYDVTPLLPAFDNAGIETRYSAMPMEWYAQPRSWPERTAIYQDAALALLEDAAIRCLRSADLEPADIDSLLLVSSTGIATPSLESLLMDRLAFREDVERLPVFGLGCAGGVIGLGQAARLAEARPGSRILLLVVELCSLNFRAQDLSKSNVIASALFGDGAAAVLVSTDARKRGPILGASVQHRWPGSKGIMGWRVEDDGLGVIFSRDIPQLVRRDLGPLVGRFLKHQNMTVASLAHSACHPGGAKVVAALEEVLQRPLPHERQILRAYGNMSAPTALFVLERVLSEERRLEGPLLSTALGPGFSAALQLVLPGGAE from the coding sequence ATGGCTCCGAGCGCCCGTCTTCAAGCTATCAGTACTGCCGTTCCTCCTGAGCGTCTTGCCCAATCAGCGGTGAAATCGCATATCCACAAGCTCTTTCGGGAGCAAGGTTATGACGTGACGCCGCTGCTGCCGGCCTTCGATAACGCGGGCATCGAAACGCGCTATTCGGCTATGCCGATGGAGTGGTACGCACAACCGAGGAGTTGGCCCGAGCGCACGGCAATCTATCAAGACGCAGCGCTGGCACTGTTGGAAGACGCTGCGATCCGTTGTCTGCGTTCGGCAGACCTGGAACCGGCGGATATCGATAGCCTGCTGTTGGTCAGCAGCACCGGAATCGCCACCCCATCGTTGGAATCGCTACTGATGGACCGGCTCGCCTTTCGCGAGGATGTCGAGCGCCTGCCGGTCTTTGGGCTGGGCTGTGCTGGCGGTGTGATCGGATTGGGACAGGCAGCCCGTCTGGCCGAGGCGCGACCGGGTAGCCGGATACTGCTTCTGGTTGTTGAGCTTTGCAGCCTCAACTTTCGTGCGCAAGACCTCAGCAAGTCCAATGTGATTGCAAGCGCGCTGTTCGGTGACGGTGCGGCGGCGGTGCTTGTGTCGACCGATGCCCGAAAGCGAGGGCCGATCCTGGGTGCCAGTGTGCAACACCGCTGGCCCGGATCAAAGGGTATTATGGGCTGGCGCGTTGAGGACGACGGCTTGGGGGTTATTTTCTCCCGTGATATTCCGCAGCTTGTCCGCCGCGATTTGGGGCCGCTTGTGGGAAGGTTCCTGAAGCACCAGAACATGACCGTCGCTTCGCTTGCTCATTCCGCCTGCCATCCAGGCGGCGCGAAGGTTGTTGCCGCATTGGAGGAAGTGTTGCAGCGACCATTGCCGCACGAACGGCAGATCCTGCGCGCTTACGGCAATATGTCGGCGCCGACGGCGCTGTTTGTTCTGGAACGGGTGTTGAGCGAAGAAAGGCGCCTAGAAGGCCCCTTACTCTCGACAGCGCTGGGACCGGGGTTCAGTGCGGCCTTGCAGCTTGTTCTGCCCGGAGGGGCGGAATGA
- a CDS encoding DUF1328 domain-containing protein produces MLRWAAIFLLLAIVSAALGFGGIAAVAVDLARVLFFIFIVLFAMMMAFHLMRDRGPLP; encoded by the coding sequence ATGTTAAGGTGGGCTGCTATCTTTCTTTTACTCGCGATCGTTTCGGCTGCCCTCGGTTTCGGCGGGATCGCAGCGGTGGCGGTCGATCTGGCGCGGGTTCTCTTTTTCATCTTCATCGTGCTTTTTGCCATGATGATGGCCTTCCACTTGATGCGTGACAGAGGACCCCTTCCCTAG
- a CDS encoding phytanoyl-CoA dioxygenase family protein, translating into MTRKLSEAQVSQYREEGFVAPVDAFTGAQAAGYRARLEALEAKLGGRITGNLMFKPHLYQTWIDEIVHSSEVLDPVEDVIGPDILLVQLTIWIKEANTDAFISWHQDATYFGLDPLEHVTAWVALSEASEESGCVEVLPGSHKRGQARHKVEFQPGNMLKTGQTIDISDYEGTPTLMPLRPGQLSLHHTQLLHNSRPNRSTDRRIGLGISYIPAHVRSTSGVPLSATLVRGEDRYGYFQHDARPQVDCGELEMRRHAEAMARWNEGRKVITERLSKSATG; encoded by the coding sequence ATGACGAGGAAGCTGAGCGAAGCGCAGGTCAGTCAGTACAGGGAAGAGGGATTTGTGGCGCCGGTTGACGCCTTCACGGGCGCGCAGGCCGCCGGATACCGGGCTCGCCTGGAGGCGCTGGAGGCAAAGCTTGGCGGCCGCATCACCGGCAACCTGATGTTCAAACCGCACCTGTATCAGACCTGGATCGATGAGATCGTGCACTCGTCCGAAGTGCTGGACCCTGTCGAGGACGTTATCGGCCCGGATATCCTATTGGTTCAACTAACGATCTGGATCAAAGAGGCGAATACTGATGCCTTTATCTCATGGCATCAGGACGCTACTTATTTCGGTCTTGACCCGTTGGAGCATGTAACGGCCTGGGTGGCTTTGTCAGAAGCCTCCGAAGAGAGCGGTTGTGTAGAGGTCCTGCCCGGCTCACACAAACGTGGACAGGCGCGCCACAAGGTCGAGTTTCAACCCGGGAACATGCTAAAGACCGGACAAACCATCGACATTTCCGACTACGAAGGTACACCCACGCTGATGCCGCTAAGGCCAGGGCAATTGTCGCTGCATCATACGCAGCTGCTGCACAACAGCCGCCCGAACCGATCCACAGATCGCCGCATCGGGTTGGGTATCAGCTACATCCCCGCCCACGTTCGTTCGACGAGCGGTGTGCCGCTCTCCGCCACGCTCGTTCGGGGCGAGGACCGCTATGGCTATTTCCAACACGACGCTCGCCCGCAGGTCGATTGCGGCGAACTGGAGATGCGCCGCCATGCGGAGGCGATGGCACGCTGGAACGAAGGTCGAAAGGTTATAACCGAGCGGCTCTCCAAGTCCGCTACCGGATAA
- a CDS encoding SDR family NAD(P)-dependent oxidoreductase → MRLSEKRAIVTGAAGDIGKAIMAAFLREGAQVIGMDHDRQGLTEAVAEVSVIAPERAGPPIVCDISRASDVQSAVAAAAQAMGGVDLLVNNAAAVSAHATVVDINLEDWDRALAVNLTGAMLLSREAIPHMRKAGGGVIINVASQLGQRARPGRAAYGATKAALIHLSRIMALDHAAEGIRVNSLSPGAIMTGRVERRYGGREAAEKALAPAHPLGRLGTADEIAAAALYLASEESAFMTGADLRLDGGFAA, encoded by the coding sequence ATGCGGCTGAGTGAAAAGCGAGCCATCGTGACCGGCGCAGCCGGCGATATCGGTAAGGCGATCATGGCGGCGTTCCTGCGCGAAGGCGCTCAGGTCATCGGTATGGATCACGATCGCCAGGGACTCACCGAAGCTGTCGCGGAAGTTTCGGTGATCGCACCTGAGCGAGCCGGACCTCCCATAGTGTGCGATATCAGCCGCGCTTCGGATGTGCAGAGCGCGGTTGCGGCCGCAGCCCAAGCGATGGGGGGCGTCGACTTGTTGGTCAACAACGCGGCGGCGGTTTCGGCCCACGCCACCGTTGTCGATATCAATTTGGAGGATTGGGATCGTGCGCTGGCCGTCAATCTGACCGGCGCCATGTTGTTGAGCCGCGAGGCCATCCCTCACATGCGTAAAGCAGGCGGTGGAGTCATCATCAATGTCGCGTCCCAATTGGGCCAAAGGGCCCGACCGGGCCGTGCCGCCTACGGCGCGACGAAGGCGGCGTTGATCCACCTCAGCCGCATCATGGCGCTTGATCATGCCGCGGAAGGCATTCGGGTCAACAGCCTGTCGCCTGGCGCGATCATGACCGGGCGCGTAGAGCGGCGGTACGGAGGACGCGAAGCTGCGGAGAAGGCGCTCGCCCCCGCGCACCCTCTTGGCCGTCTGGGGACTGCTGATGAGATTGCCGCTGCAGCGCTATATCTGGCCAGCGAGGAGAGTGCGTTCATGACGGGAGCCGATCTGCGCCTGGATGGCGGGTTCGCCGCGTGA